A genomic window from Neoarius graeffei isolate fNeoGra1 chromosome 5, fNeoGra1.pri, whole genome shotgun sequence includes:
- the gbp gene encoding glycogen synthase kinase binding protein, with translation MPCRKENYIFLEQSVTVDSKEVDALVTKIGEALQLHNNSATQQTVSRLHGLTSSSSNINNNSSSNNTASAHKRNGCCIRLRSGRKATRASPYNIPGSSDQEWDHFATWNRKGLDGTGNDDDNPHQLLQELILSGNLIKEAVRRLQFSSESRRDFSKQID, from the coding sequence ATGCCTTGTCGAAAGGAAAACTACATCTTTTTGGAGCAGTCCGTGACCGTCGACTCTAAAGAAGTGGACGCTCTTGTGACAAAAATCGGTGAGGCGCTTCAGCTGCACAACAATAGCGCTACACAGCAGACGGTGTCGCGTCTCCACGGTCTGACCAGCAGCAGCAGTAacatcaacaacaacagcagcagcaacaacaccgCCAGCGCACACAAGAGAAACGGCTGCTGTATACGGCTCCGGAGCGGCCGGAAAGCGACCCGGGCGAGTCCATACAACATCCCCGGCTCCAGCGATCAGGAATGGGACCACTTCGCAACGTGGAACCGAAAGGGACTCGACGGAACGGGGAACGACGACGACAACCCCCACCAGCTCCTTCAGGAACTGATCTTATCTGGGAACCTCATCAAAGAAGCGGTCAGGCGGCTTCAGTTTTCCTCCGAGTCGCGCCGCGATTTCTCTAAACAGATCGACTGA